The genome window TGTTCAAGTTGCTTCGAGCAGTCAGGAAGCAGTTCTGGGCCTGTGGCGCAGCTGGTAGCGCACCTGCATGGCATGCAGGGGGTCAGGGGTTCGAGTCCCCTCAGGTCCACAACGAAACCCGCGAGAGATCGCGGGTTTTCTTGTATCTGCACGCGGATCGGGCCGCGCCTGCACAGTCCTCAGTGCAGTGCGGGCCTGACTACGGGACCGGTTCGAACAGGTCGCCGATATCGCAGAGGACGTCCCCGTCCGGCAGAGCCCAGACGGCTCGGTCGCCCTGCACCATCGGCCGGAGCAGGCCCAGACCGGGAATGGTCGGCCACCGGTTCCCACGGAGGAACTCGCCCTCCTGGAGGAACGAGGCGACCGCGACAGCGAGCCGTTGATGCTGCTCGGCGCAGACCCGCAGTGTTCGATCGGCGACGTCGAGGTGGGCGGCCAATGTGCCCTCCTCCCCCAGCTCGATTCGAGCGACGAGCGGGTCAGTCGGCAGTCCGACCGCGGAGAAGTCCCTGACCGCCGACAGCATGGTGGCTTCTGCACGGTATCGATGACGTAGCCGGGTCCGGGTCAGTACGCTCATCGGCGTCGCTCCTCTCGTTCGACGGCGCACGCTCGACCACGCGTCATATCGTCCTCGCATCTATAGAGAGTCGCGAACCCGGCTTCTGTTACGCGACGGATCGATCCGAATTGCGCCATACGGCGTCGTCGCGTGCAGCGCCGCCCGGTGAACGCGACAGACTGGGGTGTGCACCCGGATGCCAGGGGCTTGCCTTCGCCCTGCGTCCCGGATAGACATACGAGGCCATCGATCGCCGGAGCGGCGATCCCTGAAGAGCGGGAGAACACGAGTGCTGGGACTTTTTCGACGGCCGGAACCCCTGTCAGACAGCGTGGGAGCGCCCAGAGAGCCCGGCCTCTGGTCCCGCGGCCTCGGTCTCGCCGCGACCCGCAGCCTGCAGACGCTGGCGGTGCTCGCGCTCGTGGCCGTCGGCGTCCTGGTGATCACCCAGTTGTCGCTGGTCTTCATCCCGGTCACGATCGCGCTGATCCTCGCGTCCGCCATCCATCCTCTCGTCGCTCTGATGCGACGCAAGGGAGTCCCTTCGATCCTGGCGACGTGGATCGCGCTGATCGGCATCATCACCATCCTCGGGGGCATCGTGTGGGTGATCGTCCTCACGGTTCGCTCCCAGTGGGACGACCTCGTCGAATCCACCACCGACGGCATCGCACAGGTCACGGCCTGGCTGGGTACGCTGCCGTTCGACATCTCGGCGATCGATCTCGATGACGTGTGGGCGAGCACCGGGGAGTTCCTCACCAGCGCCTCCTTCGGACGCGGAGCGCTCGCGGGCGTCTCGGCGACCGCGAGCTTCTTCACGGGCCTGGCCCTGATGATCGTGGTGCTCTTCTTCTTCCTCAAAGACGGACCACGCATCTGGGAGTTCCTGCTGCGCCCCTTCACCGGCACGAGCTACGAGCGTGCACGCCGCATCGGCGACAAGACGGTCG of Microbacterium sp. LWH13-1.2 contains these proteins:
- a CDS encoding AI-2E family transporter, producing MGAPREPGLWSRGLGLAATRSLQTLAVLALVAVGVLVITQLSLVFIPVTIALILASAIHPLVALMRRKGVPSILATWIALIGIITILGGIVWVIVLTVRSQWDDLVESTTDGIAQVTAWLGTLPFDISAIDLDDVWASTGEFLTSASFGRGALAGVSATASFFTGLALMIVVLFFFLKDGPRIWEFLLRPFTGTSYERARRIGDKTVDVFGGYIRGTSIVAAADALGIGIGLAILQIPLAIPLAVIVFLTAFIPLVGATAAGILAALVALVTHGPVSALIVVGIVVLVNQLEGNFLQPVVMARSLKLHALVILLALTTGTILGGIVGAVLSVPIAAVAWGIITVWDGPHTPARPFRKKRPEEV